Proteins found in one Rahnella aquatilis CIP 78.65 = ATCC 33071 genomic segment:
- a CDS encoding cytochrome ubiquinol oxidase subunit I, with protein sequence MFGLDALELARIQFAFTVSFHIIFPAITIGLASFLAVLEGMWLKTKKEAYRDLYHFWSKIFAVNFGMGVVSGLVMAYQFGTNWSMFSSFAGSITGPLLTYEVLTAFFLEAGFLGVMLFGWNRVGPGLHFFSTCMVALGTLMSTFWILASNSWMQTPQGYEIVNNLVVPVSWMKVIFNPSFPFRLMHMTTAAFLASAFFVGSAAAWHLLRGRDTPAIRTMLSMAMWMALIVSPIQAFLGDAHGLNTLKYQPAKIAAIEGHWENKDNKPSPLVLIGYPDMNREETRYAIEIPYLGSLILTHSLTHQIPALKSFPKEDRPNSSVIFYTFRIMAGLGMLMILLGVLSLILRRGGKMYTSKAFLRFAFLMGPSGLLALLAGWITTEMGRQPWVVYGLLRTKDAVSNHNVLQMSVSLILFIVIYCSVFGVGYGYMMRLIRKGPQAHEGESVDHGGPGQHRTPARPLSAISESLTDENKGA encoded by the coding sequence ATGTTTGGTCTTGATGCGCTAGAACTGGCCCGGATCCAGTTCGCCTTCACCGTCTCTTTTCATATCATTTTTCCCGCTATTACTATCGGGCTTGCCAGTTTTCTGGCTGTTCTCGAAGGCATGTGGCTGAAAACAAAGAAAGAGGCTTATCGCGACCTGTATCATTTCTGGTCGAAAATCTTTGCCGTTAACTTCGGTATGGGCGTGGTCTCCGGTCTGGTGATGGCTTACCAGTTCGGTACTAACTGGAGCATGTTCTCCTCGTTCGCGGGCAGTATTACCGGTCCGCTGCTGACGTATGAAGTGTTAACCGCGTTCTTCCTTGAAGCCGGTTTCCTCGGCGTGATGCTGTTCGGCTGGAACCGCGTCGGACCTGGCCTGCACTTCTTCTCGACCTGCATGGTGGCGCTCGGCACATTGATGTCGACATTCTGGATCCTCGCCTCCAACAGCTGGATGCAGACCCCGCAGGGCTACGAGATTGTCAACAACCTGGTGGTGCCGGTCAGCTGGATGAAGGTTATCTTCAACCCGTCCTTCCCGTTCCGCTTAATGCACATGACCACCGCCGCGTTCCTGGCTTCTGCCTTCTTCGTCGGTTCTGCCGCGGCATGGCATTTACTGCGCGGTCGCGATACGCCAGCTATCCGTACCATGCTGTCAATGGCCATGTGGATGGCGCTGATCGTGTCTCCGATTCAGGCATTTCTTGGCGATGCACATGGCCTGAATACCCTGAAATATCAGCCGGCTAAAATCGCAGCCATCGAAGGCCACTGGGAAAATAAAGACAACAAACCGTCCCCGCTGGTATTGATCGGCTACCCCGATATGAACCGTGAAGAAACCCGCTACGCGATTGAAATCCCGTATCTGGGCAGTCTGATCCTGACGCACAGCCTGACGCATCAGATCCCGGCGCTGAAATCCTTCCCGAAAGAAGACCGTCCGAACTCTTCGGTTATCTTCTACACCTTCCGCATCATGGCCGGTCTCGGCATGCTGATGATTTTGCTGGGGGTACTGAGCCTGATCCTGCGTCGTGGCGGCAAAATGTATACCTCTAAAGCGTTCCTGCGCTTTGCTTTCCTGATGGGGCCTTCCGGTCTGCTGGCGTTGCTGGCGGGGTGGATCACCACAGAAATGGGCCGTCAGCCGTGGGTAGTTTATGGCCTGCTGCGCACTAAAGACGCGGTATCCAACCATAACGTGCTGCAAATGAGCGTCAGCCTGATCCTGTTCATCGTGATCTATTGCTCAGTGTTTGGTGTCGGTTACGGCTACATGATGCGTCTGATCCGCAAGGGTCCGCAGGCGCACGAAGGTGAAAGTGTTGATCACGGGGGTCCCGGCCAGCACCGCACACCTGCGCGTCCGCTGTCTGCGATTTCAGAATCACTGACCGACGAAAATAAGGGAGCTTGA
- a CDS encoding ABC transporter ATP-binding protein: MTLMQVSGLTIEDRQGVALVDRLSLTLNAGDILGLVGESGSGKTLSCRAMMRLLPGEGLHIRAGEIRLNGTDLLTLNDKRMTAIRGREIGMIFQNPASHLNPVMTIGQQIAESRRLHFGASRREAQRQAVELLRQVGIPDPQRRADNYPHEFSGGMRQRAMIAVALACEPKMLIADEPTTALDVTVQMQILHLLRDLRDRLGIAIILITHDLGVVAQTCDRIAVMYGGRLCETGDKRPVLAQAQHPYTRGLIDCQPVSEGGAGRLITLPGQPPVAARFPSGCRFHPRCTQATALCRDSQPAMQTGSHATACHHPLIHGRENESFA, translated from the coding sequence ATGACGTTAATGCAGGTTTCCGGCCTGACCATTGAAGACCGGCAGGGTGTGGCGCTGGTGGACAGGCTTTCTCTGACATTGAATGCGGGGGATATTCTCGGACTGGTCGGCGAAAGCGGTTCCGGTAAAACGCTGAGTTGCCGTGCCATGATGCGCCTGCTGCCCGGTGAAGGGCTGCATATCCGCGCCGGGGAAATCCGCCTCAATGGCACCGATTTACTGACGCTGAACGATAAACGCATGACGGCCATTCGCGGGCGGGAGATCGGCATGATTTTCCAGAATCCGGCCAGTCATCTGAATCCGGTGATGACCATCGGCCAGCAGATTGCTGAAAGCCGCCGTCTGCATTTTGGGGCCAGCCGCCGTGAGGCACAGAGACAGGCGGTGGAACTGCTGCGTCAGGTCGGTATTCCGGACCCGCAGCGACGGGCAGATAACTACCCGCATGAGTTTTCCGGCGGCATGCGTCAGCGGGCAATGATCGCCGTGGCGCTGGCCTGCGAACCCAAAATGCTGATTGCCGATGAACCGACCACGGCGCTGGATGTCACCGTACAGATGCAGATTTTGCATCTGCTCCGCGATCTGCGTGACCGGCTGGGTATCGCCATCATTCTGATCACGCATGATCTGGGCGTGGTGGCACAAACCTGTGACCGCATCGCGGTGATGTATGGCGGACGTTTGTGTGAAACCGGCGACAAAAGGCCGGTCCTGGCACAAGCGCAGCATCCTTATACGCGCGGCCTGATTGACTGCCAGCCGGTCAGCGAGGGGGGCGCCGGACGGCTGATCACGTTACCCGGTCAGCCGCCGGTCGCGGCGCGATTCCCGTCCGGCTGCCGTTTTCATCCGCGCTGTACGCAGGCGACGGCGTTGTGCCGGGACAGCCAGCCCGCGATGCAAACGGGCAGTCATGCCACCGCCTGTCATCATCCGCTGATCCACGGGAGGGAGAATGAGTCATTTGCCTGA
- a CDS encoding ABC transporter substrate-binding protein, with the protein MKQKHFNVVAAGVLLALSLVSEVAQAAGVLTIGRREDSTTFDPIRSAQNADNWVFSNVFDPLVRVDNTGTQLLPGLAESWTISPDGKTYTLKMRDAKFSDGTPVTASDAVFSLTRIRDDAGSLWKDSYSIIDTLKAPDAHTLVITLKTPSAAFLSQLALPNASVISQQALTRQGADDFAEHPVGSGAFSVKEWTRGEKVELVKNPYYWDAAKVKLDGVEWLTLPDDNTRMLKVQAGEIDAALSIPFSRISSLQKDPKLAVELDTSTREDHLLINHSHGDLGKVEVRQALDFAIDKKAIIDTVTFGYGKIANSYIPDGALYHYAGNLQRPYDPEKARQLLAAAGVKNLTLKYLVNAGDEVDEQIAVLLQQQLAKAGITANLQKVDPSQSWDMLVAGDYDISVMYWTNDILDPDQKTTFTLGHDSNMNYMTRYHNDKVKALVAAARVEMDPKKREQMYIDLQKMAKADVNWIDLYYSPYRNVTRKNIKDFHQNPLGRFTLEETVKE; encoded by the coding sequence ATGAAACAAAAGCATTTTAACGTTGTGGCCGCCGGGGTGCTGCTGGCGTTGAGTCTGGTCAGCGAAGTGGCGCAGGCGGCGGGGGTGCTGACCATTGGTCGTCGTGAAGACAGCACCACATTTGACCCGATCAGGTCAGCGCAAAACGCCGATAACTGGGTGTTCTCCAATGTTTTTGATCCGCTGGTGCGCGTTGACAATACCGGCACCCAACTGCTGCCGGGTCTGGCGGAAAGCTGGACGATTTCGCCGGACGGTAAAACCTATACGCTGAAAATGCGCGACGCGAAATTTTCTGACGGCACGCCGGTGACTGCTTCTGATGCGGTGTTCAGCCTGACGCGTATCCGTGATGACGCCGGATCGCTGTGGAAGGATTCATACAGCATTATCGATACGCTGAAAGCCCCCGATGCCCATACGCTGGTTATCACCCTGAAAACGCCATCGGCGGCATTCCTTTCTCAACTGGCGCTGCCGAATGCCTCGGTGATTTCGCAACAGGCGCTGACCAGACAGGGTGCGGATGACTTTGCGGAACACCCGGTCGGTTCCGGCGCGTTCAGCGTGAAAGAGTGGACACGCGGCGAGAAAGTCGAACTGGTCAAAAACCCGTATTACTGGGACGCCGCGAAAGTGAAACTTGATGGCGTCGAGTGGCTGACGCTGCCGGATGACAATACCCGCATGCTGAAAGTGCAGGCCGGAGAAATTGACGCGGCGCTGTCGATCCCGTTCTCGCGCATTTCATCGCTGCAAAAAGACCCGAAACTGGCGGTCGAACTGGATACCTCCACCCGTGAAGATCACCTGCTGATCAACCATTCGCACGGTGACCTGGGCAAAGTGGAGGTGCGTCAGGCGCTGGACTTCGCCATCGATAAAAAAGCCATTATTGATACCGTGACGTTCGGTTACGGCAAAATCGCCAACTCCTACATCCCTGACGGGGCGCTGTATCATTACGCCGGTAACCTGCAACGCCCGTACGACCCTGAAAAAGCCAGACAACTGCTGGCGGCGGCAGGGGTGAAAAACCTGACCCTGAAATATCTGGTGAATGCCGGTGATGAGGTGGATGAACAGATTGCCGTACTGCTGCAACAGCAACTGGCAAAAGCCGGGATCACCGCCAACTTGCAGAAAGTGGATCCGAGCCAGAGCTGGGACATGTTAGTGGCGGGAGATTATGACATTTCGGTGATGTACTGGACTAACGACATTCTCGACCCGGATCAGAAAACTACCTTTACGCTGGGCCACGACTCGAACATGAATTACATGACGCGTTATCACAATGACAAAGTGAAAGCGCTGGTGGCCGCCGCGCGTGTGGAGATGGATCCGAAGAAGCGTGAACAGATGTACATCGATTTGCAGAAAATGGCGAAAGCCGACGTGAACTGGATTGATCTGTATTACAGCCCGTATCGCAACGTGACGCGTAAAAATATCAAAGATTTCCACCAGAATCCGTTAGGGCGTTTCACGCTTGAGGAGACGGTGAAAGAATAA
- a CDS encoding ABC transporter permease gives MSMTGKIATQRMGYFHLRGLPRQQALRLGIVMLSVWVLIALLSPWIAPFDPIAQDATVTLSPPSFTHPFGTDNFGRDILSRVMWGARIDLQICLIGVIFPFTFGTLTGAFAGYLGGAVDTFFMRVIDVVLAFPFLVLMLSIIAILGPGLGSFYIAMAMVGWVSYARLVRSQVLTLKHRDFILAARSLGYSHPRILLLHLLPNALTSSLVFSMSDCVLVLLSGASVSYLGLGVQPPVAEWGVMVAEGQSFITTAWWITTFPGLAIVVLAMSFSLLADGLGDKLGERP, from the coding sequence ATGAGCATGACCGGAAAGATTGCGACACAACGCATGGGATATTTTCATCTGCGCGGGTTGCCGCGTCAGCAGGCGTTGCGGCTGGGGATTGTGATGCTCAGTGTCTGGGTTCTGATTGCGCTGCTCAGCCCGTGGATCGCGCCGTTTGACCCGATCGCGCAGGATGCAACAGTGACACTGTCACCGCCATCATTCACCCATCCTTTCGGCACCGATAACTTTGGCCGCGACATTCTTTCCCGTGTGATGTGGGGTGCGCGGATTGATCTGCAAATCTGTCTGATTGGCGTCATTTTTCCGTTTACCTTCGGCACGCTGACCGGCGCGTTTGCGGGGTATCTCGGCGGTGCAGTGGACACCTTTTTCATGCGGGTGATAGACGTGGTGCTGGCGTTTCCTTTTCTGGTGCTGATGCTGTCGATTATTGCCATTCTCGGGCCGGGACTGGGCAGTTTTTATATCGCGATGGCCATGGTCGGCTGGGTATCGTATGCCCGTCTGGTGCGCTCGCAGGTGCTGACGCTGAAACACCGGGATTTTATTCTGGCCGCGCGCAGCCTGGGCTACAGCCATCCGCGTATCTTACTTTTGCATTTGCTGCCCAACGCGCTGACCAGTTCGCTGGTGTTCTCAATGTCCGACTGCGTGCTGGTGTTACTCAGCGGCGCGTCGGTGAGTTATCTCGGCCTCGGCGTTCAGCCGCCGGTGGCGGAATGGGGTGTGATGGTCGCCGAAGGCCAGAGCTTTATCACCACGGCGTGGTGGATAACGACCTTCCCTGGTTTAGCCATTGTGGTACTGGCGATGAGTTTCAGCCTGCTGGCGGACGGGCTGGGTGACAAACTGGGGGAACGGCCATGA
- the cydB gene encoding cytochrome d ubiquinol oxidase subunit II has product MGIDLPLIWFLIIIFGVMMYIVMDGFDLGIGLLFPLVKKEHDRDVMMNTVAPVWDGNETWLVLGGAALYGAFPLAYSVILDALTIPLTLMLFGLIFRGVAFEFRFKASPAKRHVWDKSFICGSVIATFCQGVVLGAVINGIPVVNRTYAGGALDWLTPFTLFCGFALVVAYALLGCTWLIMKTEGELQEAMHKIAKPLLMVFLLVTLAVSLWTPLTHSDIATRWFSRPNLYWFLPVPVLVVLVSAWMYRAISKNAHHAPFLLTLALVFLGYTGLGISIWPNIIPPSISIWEAASPPQSQGFILVGALFIIPIILVYTFWSYYVFRGKVTPDQGYH; this is encoded by the coding sequence ATGGGTATCGACTTACCGCTGATCTGGTTTTTGATCATCATCTTCGGCGTGATGATGTATATCGTGATGGACGGCTTCGATCTGGGTATCGGCCTGCTGTTCCCGCTGGTGAAAAAAGAGCATGACCGTGACGTGATGATGAACACCGTCGCGCCGGTCTGGGACGGCAACGAAACCTGGCTGGTGCTCGGCGGTGCGGCACTGTATGGCGCATTCCCGCTGGCGTACTCGGTGATTCTGGATGCGCTGACTATCCCGCTGACCCTGATGCTGTTTGGTCTGATCTTCCGTGGTGTGGCGTTTGAATTTCGTTTCAAAGCCAGCCCGGCCAAACGCCACGTGTGGGATAAATCCTTCATCTGCGGATCAGTCATCGCCACCTTCTGTCAGGGCGTGGTGCTGGGCGCGGTGATCAACGGTATTCCGGTGGTGAACCGTACTTACGCTGGTGGCGCGCTCGACTGGCTGACGCCGTTCACGCTGTTCTGTGGTTTTGCGCTGGTGGTGGCTTATGCCCTGCTCGGCTGCACCTGGCTGATTATGAAAACCGAAGGCGAATTGCAGGAAGCGATGCACAAAATCGCCAAACCGCTGCTGATGGTATTCCTGCTGGTGACACTGGCCGTCAGCCTGTGGACGCCGCTGACCCACAGCGATATCGCCACCCGCTGGTTCTCGCGCCCTAACCTTTACTGGTTCCTGCCGGTGCCGGTGCTGGTGGTGCTGGTCTCGGCGTGGATGTACCGTGCCATCAGCAAAAATGCGCATCACGCGCCGTTCCTGCTGACGCTGGCGCTGGTGTTCCTCGGTTATACCGGTCTGGGGATCAGCATCTGGCCGAATATCATTCCGCCGTCTATCTCTATCTGGGAAGCCGCTTCACCGCCGCAAAGTCAGGGCTTCATTCTGGTGGGTGCCCTGTTCATCATCCCGATCATTCTGGTGTACACCTTCTGGAGCTACTACGTGTTCCGCGGGAAAGTCACACCGGATCAGGGTTATCACTGA
- a CDS encoding proline iminopeptidase-family hydrolase, which translates to MYNITEGYAPFQEYQTWYRICGDLHNGKTPLVIAHGGPGCTHDYVDAFRDIAGTGRAVIHYDQIGNGRSTHLPDKPADFWQPSFFLAELDNLLHHLGIGQNYALLGQSWGGMLGAEHAVTQPPGLKALVIANSPASMALWLQAAARLRSELPPDVQETLLAHEAAGTLDSAEYKAASQVFYARHVCRLDPWPEEVKRTFAAMDADPTVYLAMNGPTEFHVIGSMKNWTVIDRLPAINVPVLLISGRYDEAAPEVVQPFADLIKGAEWVIFENSSHMPHVEEREACMKCVEAFLASHGSL; encoded by the coding sequence ATGTACAACATCACTGAAGGCTATGCGCCGTTTCAGGAATACCAGACCTGGTATCGCATCTGTGGCGATTTACATAACGGCAAAACGCCGCTGGTCATTGCCCACGGCGGCCCCGGCTGCACCCATGATTACGTGGATGCTTTCCGCGATATCGCCGGAACCGGACGCGCGGTGATCCATTACGATCAGATTGGTAATGGCCGCTCAACCCACCTGCCTGACAAACCGGCAGACTTCTGGCAGCCGTCGTTCTTTCTGGCGGAACTGGACAATCTGCTGCACCATCTGGGCATCGGACAAAATTACGCGCTGCTCGGCCAGTCCTGGGGCGGCATGCTCGGTGCCGAACACGCGGTCACGCAACCTCCCGGCCTGAAAGCGCTGGTCATCGCCAACTCTCCGGCCTCAATGGCACTCTGGCTGCAGGCCGCCGCCCGCCTGCGCAGCGAACTGCCGCCGGACGTTCAGGAAACCTTACTGGCACATGAAGCCGCCGGAACCCTCGACAGCGCGGAATACAAAGCCGCATCGCAGGTGTTTTATGCCCGTCATGTCTGCCGCCTCGATCCGTGGCCGGAAGAAGTAAAACGCACCTTTGCGGCGATGGACGCCGATCCGACCGTATATCTGGCCATGAACGGCCCGACCGAATTCCACGTTATCGGCAGCATGAAAAACTGGACAGTGATCGACCGCCTCCCCGCCATTAATGTGCCGGTATTGCTGATTTCCGGCCGCTACGACGAAGCCGCTCCCGAAGTGGTACAACCTTTTGCGGATTTGATCAAAGGCGCCGAATGGGTAATTTTCGAGAATTCGAGTCACATGCCCCACGTCGAGGAACGGGAAGCCTGTATGAAATGCGTGGAGGCATTTTTGGCGAGCCACGGTTCACTCTGA
- a CDS encoding AraC family transcriptional regulator yields MIHNPCFLTITPEMTQHDPFALSSDLISELLTGMRLRGVQYRRIQTGPEFGMAFKPRPGHAYFHYLAVGSAVLKTGDGVLHPLSAGDVVFMPHGMAHQLLSEPDNTAQDIDDFDVAPLGDAVSGVDTCPSRDTIPGVILFYGCMEFDLGGMQSLGKLMPDTMVADAKGERYPGLLPVIDAMKREICSGRIGFAGILARLAEVAAAMIVRGWVECGCENASGIAAALREPRLARAILALHRQPGRNWTVAELAAESHISRSVFAARFQSMIGVSPLRYVTELRMQLATQWLADSKIPIETVAFRLGYTSQAAFSRAYKRISGQSPGASR; encoded by the coding sequence ATGATTCATAATCCTTGTTTTTTGACTATTACTCCTGAAATGACACAGCACGATCCCTTTGCCCTTTCTTCTGACCTGATCAGTGAACTCCTGACAGGCATGCGTCTGCGCGGTGTGCAATATCGTCGCATCCAGACCGGCCCTGAGTTTGGCATGGCTTTCAAACCGAGGCCCGGCCATGCTTATTTTCACTATCTTGCCGTCGGTTCTGCTGTCCTTAAAACCGGGGATGGCGTGCTTCATCCCTTGTCTGCCGGTGATGTCGTTTTTATGCCGCATGGAATGGCACATCAGCTTCTTTCTGAACCAGACAATACCGCTCAGGACATTGACGATTTCGATGTCGCGCCACTGGGGGACGCCGTGAGTGGTGTGGATACCTGCCCGAGCAGGGACACGATACCGGGCGTGATTCTTTTTTATGGCTGCATGGAGTTTGATCTGGGCGGAATGCAAAGTCTGGGCAAACTGATGCCGGACACCATGGTGGCGGATGCCAAAGGCGAACGTTATCCCGGACTGCTGCCGGTAATTGATGCGATGAAACGTGAAATATGCTCCGGCCGCATTGGCTTTGCAGGCATTCTGGCCCGGCTTGCGGAAGTTGCTGCGGCAATGATTGTTCGCGGGTGGGTTGAATGCGGATGTGAAAATGCCTCAGGCATTGCCGCGGCATTGCGGGAGCCCCGGCTGGCAAGGGCTATTCTGGCGCTGCACCGGCAGCCGGGCAGAAACTGGACAGTTGCGGAGCTGGCGGCAGAGTCGCACATCTCACGCTCGGTTTTCGCCGCGCGCTTTCAATCCATGATTGGCGTATCGCCGTTGCGTTACGTGACAGAACTGCGGATGCAACTCGCCACGCAGTGGCTCGCAGACAGCAAGATCCCTATCGAGACCGTCGCATTTCGTCTGGGTTATACCTCACAGGCCGCTTTTAGCCGGGCTTATAAGCGCATTTCCGGGCAATCGCCCGGTGCCAGCCGTTAA
- a CDS encoding ABC transporter ATP-binding protein encodes MSHLPDLKPQPYPLLEVEALCVTFPVSGLGFTKRHVQAVNDVSLHIRAGETLGLVGESGSGKSTLGRAMLQLENVSAGRVRFNGQLITGGMKPDIARLRQQTAMIFQDPFSSLNPRQTIGESIGEVLRVHRKVTKAEIPARINTLLTLVGLSPEHATRRPQALSGGQCQRAGIARALAIEPRLIVADECVAALDVSIQAQIINLLMDLRESMGLAILFIAHDLAIVRRLCDRVAVMYLGRIVESGPTQTVFNAPRHPYTAALVAAIPEIDPDRPLPEHPLQGEPPSPVSLPAGCAFHPRCAFALPECRHGAVPETRHIADHAFACVLENHKSDGINPMTEGMLHETKAF; translated from the coding sequence ATGAGTCATTTGCCTGATCTCAAGCCGCAGCCGTATCCGCTGCTGGAAGTGGAAGCCCTTTGCGTGACGTTTCCCGTCTCAGGTTTGGGTTTTACAAAGCGCCATGTTCAGGCCGTGAACGATGTGTCACTGCACATCCGCGCTGGCGAAACGCTGGGACTGGTCGGTGAATCGGGCAGCGGAAAAAGTACCCTTGGCCGCGCGATGTTGCAGCTGGAAAACGTCAGCGCCGGACGGGTTCGTTTTAACGGCCAGCTGATCACCGGGGGAATGAAACCTGACATTGCCCGTCTGCGTCAGCAAACCGCCATGATTTTTCAGGATCCGTTTTCCTCACTCAATCCGCGCCAGACGATTGGCGAAAGTATCGGCGAGGTGCTGCGGGTACACAGGAAAGTGACGAAAGCGGAGATTCCCGCGCGGATTAATACGCTGCTGACCCTGGTCGGGCTAAGCCCGGAACATGCCACACGCCGTCCGCAGGCATTGAGCGGCGGGCAATGTCAGCGCGCCGGTATTGCCCGTGCGCTGGCTATCGAACCGCGCCTGATCGTCGCCGATGAATGTGTTGCCGCGCTGGATGTGTCGATTCAGGCGCAGATCATCAATCTGCTGATGGATTTGCGTGAAAGTATGGGGCTGGCGATCCTGTTTATCGCGCATGATCTGGCGATTGTGCGCCGCCTGTGTGACCGCGTGGCGGTGATGTATCTCGGGCGTATTGTCGAGAGCGGGCCGACGCAAACGGTGTTTAACGCGCCGCGACATCCTTATACCGCCGCGCTGGTGGCGGCCATTCCTGAAATCGACCCCGACCGGCCGCTGCCGGAACATCCGTTACAGGGTGAACCACCCAGCCCGGTTTCGCTGCCTGCGGGCTGCGCTTTCCATCCACGCTGTGCCTTTGCGCTCCCTGAGTGCAGGCATGGCGCAGTACCTGAAACCCGGCATATTGCCGACCATGCCTTCGCCTGTGTTCTTGAAAATCACAAAAGCGACGGGATCAATCCGATGACTGAAGGAATGTTACATGAAACAAAAGCATTTTAA
- a CDS encoding ABC transporter permease gives MHRYRFLLWRPLQLLPVLLGISILTFVMVRAIPGDPARILLGVRSTPEAIARIRVQYGLDLPVWQQYLYFLRNLFHGEMGKSLIYRVDTLKLIMSRIEPTLYLVLGSVVLAMLFTVPLAAGAARHRGRLADQVIRLLSTIGLGLPAFWLAIMMILLFSLSLGWFPVSGYGSDFGERVHHLFLPCLTVALALSAVLTRNLRASLLMELQNDYVTAARARGQNENRIFWRHVMPNSLVPTVNLLAVNIGWLIGSTVVIESVFAIPGMGQLLVKAIISRDYMVVQGVVLVFALATVAVNLLADLLTVALDPRVKL, from the coding sequence ATGCACCGTTACCGATTTTTGCTCTGGCGCCCGCTGCAACTGCTGCCGGTGTTGCTGGGGATAAGCATTCTGACTTTCGTGATGGTGCGTGCCATACCCGGCGATCCGGCGCGGATCCTGCTCGGGGTGCGCAGCACACCGGAAGCCATTGCCCGCATCCGGGTGCAGTACGGTTTGGACCTGCCGGTCTGGCAGCAATATCTCTATTTTCTGCGCAACCTGTTTCATGGCGAGATGGGCAAGTCACTGATTTACCGCGTGGATACGCTAAAGCTTATCATGTCGCGCATTGAACCCACGCTGTATCTGGTGCTCGGCAGCGTGGTGCTGGCGATGCTGTTCACCGTGCCGCTGGCGGCCGGGGCGGCGCGACATCGCGGGCGGCTGGCGGATCAGGTGATCCGCTTGCTCTCCACGATCGGCCTTGGATTACCGGCGTTCTGGCTGGCGATCATGATGATTTTGCTGTTCAGCCTGTCACTCGGCTGGTTTCCGGTGTCGGGCTATGGCAGCGACTTTGGTGAGCGGGTTCATCATCTGTTTCTGCCGTGCCTGACCGTTGCGCTGGCGCTGTCGGCGGTACTGACCCGTAACCTGCGCGCCAGTCTGCTGATGGAGTTACAGAATGATTACGTCACCGCCGCCCGTGCGCGGGGACAGAACGAAAACCGTATTTTCTGGCGACATGTGATGCCCAATTCACTGGTGCCGACAGTCAATCTGCTGGCAGTAAATATCGGCTGGCTGATTGGCAGCACGGTGGTGATTGAAAGTGTATTTGCCATTCCCGGGATGGGGCAACTGCTGGTGAAAGCCATTATCAGCCGCGATTACATGGTGGTACAGGGCGTGGTGCTGGTGTTTGCGCTGGCGACGGTCGCAGTGAATTTGCTGGCGGACTTACTGACTGTGGCGCTGGATCCGAGGGTGAAGCTATGA
- a CDS encoding LuxR family transcriptional regulator, whose translation MKLAVQESAVSLRETTVDGAFDQLFAQTSRLGFDALIYDYTPVPRTLEGELITPSLLRMCNVPGDMQRLWLENGYYQVDPVQHYALESCAPFVWSYQRPDNTSLQNRLSDLNKPVTHYMCDNNMPSGATVPLHLPNGGFVTVTGIHTGAGHELDIHDVLAELSLLALTFQECVFPLFDSSILTCRHVRLSKRERECLTWAAEGLTAKEIARKLNRSIATVTLHLNTAARKLGASNRVQAVVRAMHYRLLDS comes from the coding sequence ATGAAGCTCGCGGTACAAGAGAGTGCAGTGTCTTTGCGGGAAACCACCGTTGATGGTGCGTTTGATCAGCTTTTCGCCCAAACCTCACGCCTGGGGTTTGATGCCCTGATTTACGATTACACGCCGGTGCCGCGAACGCTCGAGGGCGAACTGATCACGCCGTCGCTGTTGCGGATGTGCAATGTGCCCGGCGACATGCAGCGGTTATGGCTGGAAAACGGGTATTATCAGGTCGATCCGGTGCAGCATTACGCCCTCGAAAGCTGCGCACCGTTTGTCTGGTCTTATCAGCGTCCGGACAATACTTCGCTGCAAAACCGCCTCAGCGATCTCAACAAACCTGTCACCCATTACATGTGCGATAACAACATGCCGAGCGGTGCAACGGTACCGCTGCACCTGCCGAACGGCGGCTTTGTGACCGTCACCGGCATTCATACCGGTGCGGGGCATGAGCTGGATATTCATGATGTACTGGCCGAACTGAGCCTGCTGGCGCTGACCTTTCAGGAGTGCGTGTTTCCGCTGTTCGACAGCAGTATTCTCACCTGCCGCCACGTGCGGTTAAGCAAGCGAGAACGTGAATGTCTGACGTGGGCGGCGGAAGGATTAACCGCTAAAGAGATCGCCCGCAAACTCAACCGGTCCATTGCCACCGTCACGCTGCATCTTAATACCGCCGCCCGCAAACTGGGGGCCAGCAACCGTGTGCAGGCAGTGGTGCGCGCGATGCATTACCGTTTACTCGACAGCTGA
- a CDS encoding DUF2474 domain-containing protein, which translates to MNLIRKMDDSNITKAPFLKRVGWMAVIWGGSVLALFVVASVFHLLMFAAGMRSH; encoded by the coding sequence ATGAATCTCATCAGAAAAATGGATGACAGCAACATCACTAAAGCCCCCTTTTTGAAGCGTGTCGGCTGGATGGCCGTCATCTGGGGCGGCAGTGTGCTGGCGTTATTTGTTGTGGCATCGGTGTTTCATCTGCTGATGTTTGCAGCGGGAATGAGAAGTCATTAA